CGACGCCAAAATGGGCGGTAAAATGGAACAGGTTATTCCCCGCTCCCGCCTGCCGCAGGCGACGCTTACCGCTGAAATTGACCGGATCGCGGCCATGGGAGTATCCTTTAGGACCGGCTATAAAATCGACCAAGATAAGTTCAGGGAAATTAAAGAAGAATACCAGGCAGTGGTGGTAGCTACCGGCTCACATGTTCCCCGGGTGATTAACTGGCCGGGACAGGAACGGCTGGTCAGGGGACTGGAGTTTTTGAAAGCCATCAATAAGGGTGAGCGGCCAACGGTCGGCAAACAAGTGATTGTCATTGGCTGCGGCAACTCGGGCATGGATGTGGCCGTAGGCGCCTATGCCCTGGGGGCGGAACAGGTAACCTGCATTGATGTGCAAAAACCGGCTGCTTTCCCCAACGAAATTGACCATGTGAAAAAACTGGGCGGAGAAATTCTCTGGCCGGTCTTTGCCAGGGAAATAACGGCAGCGGGCGTTATCACCCAGGAAGGTACGCTGATAAGGGGTGACACGGTAATTATCGCCATCGGGGAATCGCCGGACTTAAGCTTCCTGCCGGCGGAAATAGCAGTGGAGCGCGGCTGCCTGAAACCAGGCGATGACTATCAAGTGGCGAAAGGAATATTTACCGCCGGCGACACCATCCGGCCCGGACGGCTGGTAGATGCCATCGGGGCGGGGAGGCAGGCGGCGCTGGCTGCAAATGCCTACCTTAATAATGAGGTATATCAAGTTGAGCAAAAGACAAAAATTCCCAGCGAGAGACTTAGTACCGCCTACTTCAAAAAATGCCACACCTGTGATCTGCCTGACGCCAATAATGACTATACCCGCTGTATCAGCTGCGGCACCTGCCGTGACTGCCATATGTGCCTGCAATCCTGCCCGGAGAATGCTATTTCCCGCGTCAACAATGACGGTGCCTGGGAATACGTATCTGACGCCGCTAAATGTATTGGCTGCGGAATTTGCGCCGGCATCTGTCCCTGTGGTATCTGGGCTATGACGCCCAATCAGGCGCCGCTGTCTTAATTCTTAAATAATTATATATCCAATTTCGAAGACACCCACTTCTATAAGTGGGTGTTACCACTTCCAAACTTCGGTGGGGGTAGAGTCCCCCACCGAAGCCCCGAAGTTTAGCAGAAGCTAAACGAGTTCACTGTCGCCTACCGTTATGGCTGTTATATGGCCGTAACGGTTTTTTATAACCGAGTCTCTTCCCTATGGCTGGAAGTACGCAATTGATGCACAATATGAACATGTCGAATGGGTATTAAAAGATACTATTGACAGCCGGAATGTATACAAATATAATAGTAGCGACGACAAGGAGTACATATATCTATCACTGCGGCACACGTATTTCTTCAAATAGGTCTTGCGCCCGGTAGCGGAAGGAGATGGTGTGTAGTAATTACATGCCAAGAACAAAGATAAATTCACAGGCATCAGGTATTCTGAAAATTACAGCAACAGGGGAGAGGGGAACAACAAATGAGCAAAAAATGGCACTCATTCATTGGTTTGGCAGTAATTCTGACCATGGTAGCCGGTTTGATCGCCGGCTGCGGCGGTAGCGGCGCCCCGGCGGCAGATTCCAAAGATATAAAAGTCGGCGCCAACTTTGAACTGACCGGCAATGTCGCCAACTTCGGACAACAAACCTTAAATGGTGTTAAGCTTGCCGTCAAAGAAGCCAATGCCGCCGGCGGCGTGCTTGGCAAGCAGTTAACGCTGGTTACAGCCGATAACAAGTCGGAACCGGCGGAAGCTACCAATGCCATAACCAAATTGATTACCCAGGACAAAGTAGTTGCCGTGCTGGGGCCGGTAACCAGTTCCGATGTTCTTGCCACATTGCAAGTGGGTCAGGACAATAAAATTCCTGTGCTTACCGCTACCGCAACCAACCCGAAAATAACGGTTGATAACGGCAAAATACGTCCTTATGCATTCCGGGCCTGCTTTATCGATCCGTTCCAGGGCAAGGTAATGGCCGACTTTGCAACGAAGACCATCAAGGCGAAAACCGCTGCGATTTATATTGATAACAGCTCCGACTACTCCAAAGGTCTGGCGGAAGTATTTGAAAAATCCTTCACCGCCGCCGGCGGTAAAATCGTAGCCAAGGAAGGATTCCTCCAAAAAGACGCTGATTTTAAAGCAACGCTGACCAAGATTAAAGCTACCAATCCGGAAACTATCTTCATTCCTGCCTATTATGAAGAAGTCGGTAAAATCATAAAGCAAGCCCGTGAGCTTGGTATTGACATTCCGCTGTTAGGCACTGACGGCTGGGATGACAGCAAGATTGTTGATATTGCCGGCGCCGCGCCGCTGAACAATGGTTTCTTCAGCAACCACTATTCCTCGCAGGACAAAGATCCTAACATTCAAAAATTCGTAGAAGCCTATAAGAAAGAATACAATCAAGAACCCAGCGCCCTCGCGGCCCTCGGTTATGACTCGGCCCTTATGCTGATCGACGCCATCAAACGCGCCGGCTCTGCCGATCCGCAAAAAATTCGGGATGCGCTGGAGCAGACCAAAAACCTGCAAGTCAGTACCGGTATTCTGACCCTTGATGCTG
This window of the Methylomusa anaerophila genome carries:
- a CDS encoding ABC transporter substrate-binding protein, whose protein sequence is MSKKWHSFIGLAVILTMVAGLIAGCGGSGAPAADSKDIKVGANFELTGNVANFGQQTLNGVKLAVKEANAAGGVLGKQLTLVTADNKSEPAEATNAITKLITQDKVVAVLGPVTSSDVLATLQVGQDNKIPVLTATATNPKITVDNGKIRPYAFRACFIDPFQGKVMADFATKTIKAKTAAIYIDNSSDYSKGLAEVFEKSFTAAGGKIVAKEGFLQKDADFKATLTKIKATNPETIFIPAYYEEVGKIIKQARELGIDIPLLGTDGWDDSKIVDIAGAAPLNNGFFSNHYSSQDKDPNIQKFVEAYKKEYNQEPSALAALGYDSALMLIDAIKRAGSADPQKIRDALEQTKNLQVSTGILTLDAEHNPVKSAVVIEMKDGKQVFKEKINP